The Nasonia vitripennis strain AsymCx chromosome 4 unlocalized genomic scaffold, Nvit_psr_1.1 chr4_random0003, whole genome shotgun sequence nucleotide sequence aaactcgcctaaccttttacttttttaaaagtcaatttttttatttaatacttatATTCTATTTTAGTATATAGAGTTAACATTGCTAGTAGATGATATGGTTTGCGTAACCATGAACTTTAATGAAATGCTACGAAGATTCATTGCCAAAGATATAGCACTGCAAGTAGCAGCATGAGCAATGAGCTGGCGTCATTAAATGACattaaatgacgtcatttgaaGCAACAGATTGGAACCTTTTATGacatcattattttcaacaggttgtACTTCTAAATACCTATACTCTTATATACtacaaaattgataaaatggttgcctacatcggtgctaccatccggatggtagtacGGAAAATGTGGGCTAATGtccaagaaattaataatttttaataattttacttaacaaacaataataaaaaacaatatttctttGGCTTTAGCTCCCATTTTCCGTACTACCATCCGTGCCTATATATGCAAccatttcatcaattttgaagtatttaaggGGAGGTGGGAGCtatagcttcgcaaatccgccacggaGTATTCagtatttcaaatgccaaaaaaaaaactaaaagccgtattgacattttcttttgATAGAATGATTCGCTTATCTCAACCCTATGGCGCTCTGTTcattatattgataaaatttcaaattaaaaaaagttaataagtaaaatttatatttgagGGTAGCGCTGTAATCGCACAAACACGCGTAAACACTCGCTCGTATTTcacaacttttacaaaaaccaaaagtccgattggtattttttttccatAGAATGTTTCACTAAACTCAACACTATGGCGCTCtggtcttggtttttcattgcaagctttattcaaaaagttatatggaacagaaaaacagtgtttccagctcccacatccccttaagtgtataagtatttagaagtacaacctgttgaaaataatgacgtcataaaaagTTCCAATTTGGAGCttcaaatgacgtcatttaacgtcatttaatgacgtaagtcaatgacgtcataaaatgacgtcattattttcaacagggggGAACAAgacattgaaaaatttaaagatactgcagtattttattatatgagTGGTGATTATTCAAGTACAAATGCTGTAGCAAATGATATCGAGTGTATGTGGAAAGGTAGATGGgataatgaaatatcaatagcttataataatatacttgACGTTTTATTTAAGCGGGGTGTGAACGGCGACTGACTCTCGTACGCCTCGAGAGACCTATTTATACAGTATCCCCGTACTCTCCTATACACGGAAGTAGTAGTGGTGGTAGTAGCGGTTATATAGCGAATTCGAACTCTCATTTCCAACACGCCCCCATGTTTGAATTCGCTTATTACATTGAACAATACAAAAGGCAAGAACAACTAATGTACACTCTTAAGTTCGCGATACAAAAGACTTCGCAGACAACATTGTTCTATACCTTTTGATCTAATGACTTACACTGCATCAAACAACATTTCTCACTTAAAGTTCACATTTAAAAACAAGCTATACATAGGTATCGTCGTTATCGTTATAAAAACACGCAAAGGAAAAAtctcaataaatttttaattatacagtCCCACACTTAATTTAAAGTTGTTCATCTTAGGAGCCGGCACTGGCTTTGTTAGCGAATCAGCCACCATATACGGAGTTGATACGTGGGTGATCTGTATCTCCTTGTTGTCGACACtatttatattgttttcttCAGCACCTTCCAGTGCTCCATTCCGTAACAGGTGTTAAAGCGGCTCATAGTGCTCACCGTATAGGCCAGGTCCGGTCTGGTCATCTGGAGGAGGTACATGAGAGATCCAATTACATTTTGGTAAGGAATCTTACTCAGCTCATCCAATTCAGACTTTGACTTCGGGGATGCGTCTGCCACCAATGAGGAGCCTGCGTCCATGGGAATGCTACATGGGTTACAACCCTCCATTCCGTAGTCCCTGAGGATGCGCACTATGCTATCCCGTTGGTCCATAGATAgaattcctctctctctctatccctgGTAACGTTGACGTTGAAGCATCTTGTGATGTCGCCGAGATCTCTTAGCGTTATGCGCTTCCGCAGCTCCGCAGTGACCTCCTGGATGAGGGCTCTGGAACTTGCGAACACCAGCAAGTCGTCGACAAATACAGCCATCTTGAGCTCCGCACCGCTCCTTTGCAGATGGTATAAGCATGGGTCATATTCACAGCGTTGGAGGCCCATTTCGTTTAGGATGCTACCCAGTTTTACGTTCCAGACGCGTCCACTTTGTTTGAGGCCATAGATTGCTTTCTTTAATCTGCAGACCAAGTCCGGGTGATGCGGGTCGACGTATCCTTCCGGCTGCTGTATGTACACCTGCTCCTCGAGTTCTCCCTGCAAAAACGCCGTCTCGACGTCCAGGTGTTCGATCTCCAGGCCTTTCCTAACAGCATAAGAGAACAGTAATATTAGGGTTGTATATCTTACAACCGGAGAATATGTCTCCGTGACATCTACTCCATTCAATTGTTTACAACCCCTAGCCACAAATCTGGCTTTATATCTCGTTTGATTGTCTTGTTCGATTTCTTATCGGGGATGTCGCTGGCGTCCGCCAAATGAGCAGCTTCGGAATTTCTTTTTCTGCTCAGGTAGTATTCAGTGTATTTGGTGGGCATTCGTCTGACCCTCGACGACCTTCTAATGCCCTCAGTTTGCGATTTGACCCCTGGCTGACCATCGGGCGGCGCGTCCTGGTCGAGCGCATGGGGTTGGTCCGGTATCGCGGGAAGTCCCTCATGCCCAGTCGGCTGATGGCATGGGTTCTCGTTTTCCGTACTCTCCTCCATACTCGTATCGACCTGCTTTAGCTGGTCAACAGAATACGCTTCCTCCTCACTGTTATCATCCGGGTCATCGGCGATCAAGAAGACTGGCTTGGTTCCGTTGATGTTGTCTGGAACTACGGGTTTGAGGCTGCCGTGCTCGTAGAAGGTGACGTCCCTGCTTATGACCACTCCTTTTGCTGACGGGTCCCACAGTCTGTATGCTTTCCGGGTTGGGCAGTATCCGATGAATATACACCTCGTGCCCTTAGCGTCCATCTTGCCTCTCTTGGATTCTGGAACGTGGACTATGGCTTTGCAGCCAAAAACTTTTATATGTGATAAATCTGGTATTTTACCTGTCCATAATTCTTGAGGAGTTTTGTACTTCGTGCAGCGTTTTGGTGTTCTGTTGTGGACATACGCTGCCACCGCAACAGCCTCAGCCCAAAAAGATTTTGCGACACCAGCGTCCAAAATCATGCATCTTGCCTTGTCCAACAGGGTTCTGTTTAGTCTTTCGGCCCTGCCATTTTGTTGCGGAGTGCCCGGGATACTGAGTCGCCGTTTGATGCCGGACTGGTCCATAAGCTGGTTCATCTTTGAGTTTACACACTCGGTTCCGTTGTCGCTCTGCAACGATTTAATCTTGTTTCCGGTTTCATTTTCGACGAAATTATTGAAGTGGACGAAACTTTTGTAAACTTCGTCCTTCTTCTTTAGGAAGTAAACGAACGCTTTTCGACTGTAGTCGTCGAGAAAAGTTAGTATGTACGTCGCATTGCCGTTCGACTTGGGGGTGACATGGCACAAATCAGTGTGAACTATTTCCAGTGCAGCGTTCGCTCGTTTCTCGTTCAACTTGAAGggttgtttacaaattttttccaaggcGCATATCTCGCACTGCTCCGCTTTGCCGGGCTTCATGTGTATTCCGAGCGCAGCTCCATCGCGTAATTGATTTAGGCTGTTGTAATTTAAGTGGGCGAGTCTTCTATGCCACAGCTCCATATCTTGTGGCTGCGCTGAAGCCACGAGAGCTACCGACCGGTCGCGTCGGTTATTTTCTTGTTTGTCGATGTCTTGAGGATTTGAAAATCGCGGTACCTTGTATATACCGTTCTGCAGCTTGGCATACAGCACTAAGTCTCCCCTttggttcataattttgcAGCCTGATGATGAGAAAACAGTACTATATCCTTTTAAATTCGTTTGACCGACCGATATGAGGTTTACTGTAATGTCAGGAACCTGCAAGACATTCAGCAATTTAACCGTTATTCCGTTCTCCAGCCGAAGGTATACGCCTCCCTCTCCTCTGACTTGCACTTTACTGCGATTTGCCACGGTAATGTACGTCAAATCGGATTTATGGATTTCGGCGAAGATCGAACTATTATTGCATATGTGCCGTGAAGCACCGGAGTTGACGATCCAATCGTCCGTGCTTGCTCCATTTCCTGCTGCAAGCCCGACGAAGGCGAAAGCCGCGATTTGGTCGTCGTCCTCGTTGTTTTCATCCTCGTTTTCCTCGGTGACGTGATTTGCTTGGTAGCGGTTTGGGTGGTTTCGCTTGTCTGGTAGAGAGCAATCAGTGGACATGTGTCCATATTTATTACATCGGTAACAGCGTATACCTGCTGAGTTCATTGGCCTCGCTCCAAAGTTTCGCCTATAGTTGGGTCCTCTAGAATAACCGCCGCCttgtttgttttggttgtACGCGTATAATCCTACCTCGTTGGACTTGTTTGCTCCTTGTCTCCATTTTACTTGCATCAATAGTTTAGTTTTGACGTTTTCGGTTGTGATTTCTTTCTCGGGCAAGCTTTCGAGCGCCATGCGCATCGGTTCATATTCGGACGGTAGGCCCTCGAGCATAATACATGCGGCGAAGTCATCTCCGAGATCCTTGCCGATGTTCTTCAGTTTTTGATGTATGGTAATTATCTTGTCAATGTATTCTTCTGTGGAATTGCAGTCCTCTAGACGGATTCTTGTATATTCTATTATTAAGCTGGTTTTGCGGTACAGACTCTCAATTGCGTACGCATTTTTCAATGTGTCCCAAATATCTTTAGGGGATTCTAGGTTTTGTATTTGGCTTAGTACTACGCGCTCAACCgctaaaattattttggttcTTGCTAATCTTCGTTTCGTTGCATCTGTACTTATTTGTTCACCCGTTGGGGCTACTATGGTATCGAAAACGTCCTCGTGCTCCAAGTAGGCCTTCATTAAAACTGCCCAATCGTGGTAGTTGTCGGCTCCGGAGAGCTTTTCGATGTTCTGAATCATGGCCTAATTTTTCCCTTTATTAACAGCCATTTCGTCGTTGCACCTGAGACTCCTCGAAGGTTTAAAGCTGATCTACCAATAATGGTTCCACTAAAGAAATACGGTACACTTGTTTCTCACTGTGGGACCCTGAGCCCATAACCTGTAGCAAATGATATCGAGTGTATGTGGAAAGGTAGATGGgataatgaaatatcaataGCTTAAATAATATACTTAACGTTTTATTTAAGCGGGGTGTGAACGGCGAATGACTCTCGTACGCCTCGAGAGACCTATTTATACAGTATCCCTGTACTCTCCTATACACGGAAGTAGTAGTGGTGGTAGTAGCGGTTATGTAGCGAATTCGAACACTCATTTCCAACAAATGCTGTTTCTGGATAGATATCTCACATACAAACTATTATTTTGCAGTTGTAATGATCAATgcaacaaagaaaataaatgtcAATGTGTTGgagaaatatataattaaaggTCGAAGTTCTGTACTTTGTCGTGCTAAAAGAAGGGAGTAGTTGTACATATTTAGAATGTTCTACGGCTATTATATTATGTACTTTTagatataatagtatattgtgtattaAGAGCGTAAAGTAGGCTTTTTCAGACTGACTGTGGAGATTGCAGTACAAGTCGAGGCGAGTACTGTAGTATCCACACAAGGTCAAAAATCCTACTTAGCTCTTGGTGTACACCGtagtttttgtaacgcatgtattgatttccgcgttttttGTACCTATAAGGAGAACTAAAGtcactttttttttgacaTTGCACCTCAAAATATTTAGTTCTATATATgatacatatacctatatttatatgtgtCAGTGCATGTTTTAATCATACTAGCAACTTTAGACGCGCTTCGCGCGTTCTAGTTATCATCTTTTCATCTATtggtttttgaggttaggagcTCATGCATGTACAAAAACCAATccaaagtaaaaattttaattttatttgattatcAAACGTGCCTTTTTTTGACTGACTAATCAGATGACGCATAAGATCAAGTCGGATATAAGATGAAGAGAAAGCGAAACTTTCAAGTGGGATTATGCCATTTTAAGGTTATATACCGCGAAGCTGCTGTGTGGCTCAAAGCATCACTGCGCAAGCACGACGTACACTCTGATGTTTTCACTCGATTCGATTGTTTGAAACACAACTAATTACGTTATTGTTTATAACTTTATAACAGAATTCTTGTTTTTACAAATTAGGGCAAGCCTGTTATAACTTGAAAACGTATTGCaaaggaaaataaattcaatcgAAAAGCACTCAATTAATTGGCGAGGAACATGTGATACAATATATATTTCGATACATTTGATATATTATCGCAATCATTCTTATGTAAAGGGAATTACAAATTTTTGGCTGGTCAAATAAAGATCACCTTACAGCCGCTTATTAGGTCtaaaattcacaaaaattgtgcatgtgttacaaaaagtattttttatgaatatgattaaatttttatactgtactgtattttttcaaattgattGATGATGTGTAATAATATGTaacttttaataattataggttattaataaagttgcaacataagttaataaatatttttattatttcataatttttcttaatgcTATCCAAAATTGatctacaaatattttatccaaGAGTTCAAAATCATATGGCATGGTCTCGCCAAATCTGCGGCGCTGcaacactatttacttctatattcgattctcgaattttcaattataaaatacaaatagtTACATTATTGTATCTAATTTCGAAGTTATGATTGATACAGTAGTCATAATACATGTCTGGCTGTACCGACTATTTACAGGATCAGAATTATTAGTATGCAAATAATTCAAATTGGCttttattgttgttttttcACAATTACGATTTACTTAGAGTCAAAAAGTTTGCATTAtcatttacattatttttaaggatttttaaactttttgcCATTTAAAATGATGTCACCGGTAGTTTGTTGTAAGTTTAAATCAGAAGCTTTCAGATgctaattttgcaataataagCTTATCTAAAGCTTAAAATTAGCTAGCATTTCTACCAGAGTACatttaaattgttttattgATTTCTTAGAGCTAAGCAAGTTAATAAGCACCTAAATATCAATTCTATAATTGTCAAAATATGTTCAGTTCTGTAACACTACACGTAAAGTTATGCACTGACTTGAACAATATCATTTTACGCAATGATTTTATATTGTGGTTTGGCTTTAGATACTTGCTATTTATTATTAGAGTTAAAATTGCAGCCTTTGTAGCATAAGTTACAATAACATTTATACAACGTTTTTAAGCCTGTTTTGTGTAAGTTGAGACAGTATCACTTATTATATTAGATAAGGTTTCATCCTGTAAAcatgaaaaacatttaaaaatctaattaaagtttatttatgacatatttatacaaataaattttgttgaaacTATGTATCTAGAATAATTAGACGTTTGATTATATACATGCATTTCACAGATTGTTGTAATTTTTAGAAACATTTTAacagagaataaaaaaaatacaaatataaacaattgacatgcataaatttgaaatacgaaataacatttatattgCAATTACCAAAGTTTCTAGAAACACTACTTTAATTTCTTTGAGCACAATTCTAATTAAatcatatatttaaatatttattttatgcaatgtatataaatagttCAATTTTTACTAGTATGCAATTTCATAACTAACTCTTAActgataataattaaatatataatatccATGATCCATaaaagtttaataataataataatcatgatTCACAACGTATAAtatatgataattatttatttttatacgtttattattatttgtatactAAAATATAACTCATATCATGTACCAAACGATCAGACGATGTatacttattaatttataataattaataatattatattaataatttaataattaataataatttaaaaggCAAAACAAGAACAGCGATTACAACAAATATAGACTAGTTTCAGCGAAGATATACAATACACTGTATATATACACCTTAATAGAAACGCATTAACACGAAAGTCCCAAGTATAATACGAAGTAGACTACTAGAATAGATGCGTATAGTTTGGAGAGAAAACCGCAGGGGGCGCTAGCTTACGGATAAATATCGCATGACTCGCTTTCGCCTCTGTCATCGTCAATCTCTATATCTCTCTACTAATCTCTGGCAGCGTCCTGTAATATAACAATATGCAAAAAAACGTACGATTTGAATTTCCATTCGGGAGCCCTagtgaaaattttaaagtttATACATATCACAGTTACAATAAGAAAGCTCTTGATTGAATGAAGGAGTTCTAATaggtattaaaaattgtaaaaaatgctGTTTTGTTAcacattaaaatttacataagAATTTCTCTAAATTTTGGTGTAAAATTTCACacgcctttttttaaatttatttttagtgtGAATTTTCTACAAACGAAAACTTGTCATTGGTGTCTCAAGATACCAAGACATAATCCTTGATCAATATACACTACAAAATAGGAAGAGATAATTTGACGTAAAGATTTATGCTTGAAATAGCACATATGTAATTTTACACGAATACATCTCAAATCTCtaagtaaaaaattttatgtgcAATTCTGTGTGTATATTCTTAACAGCaattatattttcatatatccatgtttttattgcattttattAAGATTTAGCATGTTTATTCTAAGTTTTTCagtttactttattttattttttaacatttccTTACATTCTGCTGCCGCTATATTTACACAGATTGTTTACTTTGGGTATTCTGGTGTAGATATAACCAATATCGactgtaaaaatgtttttagaaGGTTATCTTTGGCTCTAGGAAAGAAGTTCTGGTTGATGTAAAAATGTTCCACAAAAGACCTATACTTAAGGTAACATTAGAGTAACGAATGTTCAGCTTTTCAATATTTgcaatttattagaaaaatactTTATATCCAAGTACATTACGTATAAGTACTTTAAAGTTAGCATACAAAATTATGGATATGaccaaattttaaaatatt carries:
- the LOC103317335 gene encoding uncharacterized protein LOC103317335, with product MEKGLEIEHLDVETAFLQGELEEQVYIQQPEGYVDPHHPDLVCRLKKAIYGLKQSGRVWNVKLGSILNEMGLQRCEYDPCLYHLQRSGAELKMAVFVDDLLVFASSRALIQEVTAELRKRITLRDLGDITRCFNVNVTRDREREEFYLWTNGIA